The following are from one region of the Sandaracinus amylolyticus genome:
- a CDS encoding TolC family protein encodes MDRVVPVLSLVALMTTLASPSGAHAQQPLREFLAARETGSLDVREARAALRQAQSQVDEARARLLPSFTAQGGYQRNEFEAAFDNPLTGGEVVIQPFDSLTAQFTATVPLIDVGGWSVYFQTEAFADSASARLELADQNVAVAIVQVWHQLVGSRAVVEASERNLEALVSSRDAAAARVEVGVAAQLELSRAEAEVTRAQQVLAESRLAVVLAARNLQNLTGITPIDERPSLEDIPPGLEPFDRYMANAPDLPAVRAARAASRAADIAADTAWTSLLPIVSGYARESGSNAGGFQGANWSYALGVQAVWTLDFLRPAQITTRAAQAEVSEVQLERAVQQTETAIFDAYERVGTARARTEAAIAGAAAAQRAAEDARVRFDAGAATQLDLIQAQRDYFQAEVLRIQALADLHVAHATLRIRAGMEL; translated from the coding sequence ATGGATCGTGTTGTTCCCGTCCTCTCGCTCGTCGCGCTGATGACGACGCTCGCCTCGCCAAGCGGGGCCCACGCACAGCAGCCGCTGCGCGAGTTCCTCGCCGCCCGTGAGACGGGCTCGCTCGACGTCCGCGAGGCGCGCGCCGCGCTGCGCCAGGCGCAGTCGCAGGTCGACGAGGCCCGCGCGCGGCTCCTGCCGAGCTTCACCGCGCAGGGTGGCTACCAGCGGAACGAGTTCGAGGCGGCGTTCGACAACCCGCTGACCGGCGGCGAGGTCGTCATCCAGCCGTTCGACTCGCTCACGGCGCAGTTCACCGCGACGGTGCCGCTGATCGACGTCGGCGGGTGGTCGGTCTACTTCCAGACCGAAGCGTTCGCGGACTCGGCGTCGGCGCGGCTCGAGCTCGCCGATCAGAACGTCGCCGTCGCGATCGTGCAGGTGTGGCACCAGCTCGTGGGCTCGCGCGCCGTCGTCGAAGCGTCGGAGCGCAACCTCGAGGCGCTCGTGAGCAGCCGCGACGCGGCGGCCGCGCGCGTCGAGGTCGGTGTCGCCGCGCAGCTCGAGCTCTCGCGCGCCGAGGCCGAGGTGACGCGCGCGCAGCAGGTGCTCGCGGAGTCGCGCCTCGCGGTGGTGCTCGCTGCGCGCAACCTCCAGAACCTCACGGGCATCACGCCGATCGACGAGCGCCCGTCGCTCGAGGACATCCCGCCCGGGCTCGAGCCCTTCGATCGCTACATGGCGAACGCGCCCGATCTGCCCGCGGTGCGCGCGGCGCGCGCGGCATCGCGCGCGGCGGACATCGCGGCCGACACCGCGTGGACCTCGCTGCTGCCGATCGTCAGCGGCTACGCGCGCGAGAGCGGCTCGAACGCGGGCGGCTTCCAGGGCGCGAACTGGTCGTACGCGCTCGGCGTGCAGGCGGTGTGGACGCTCGACTTCCTGCGGCCTGCGCAGATCACGACGCGCGCCGCCCAGGCCGAGGTCTCCGAGGTGCAGCTCGAGCGCGCGGTGCAGCAGACCGAGACCGCGATCTTCGACGCGTACGAGCGCGTGGGCACGGCCCGCGCGCGCACCGAGGCAGCGATCGCGGGCGCGGCTGCGGCACAGCGTGCGGCCGAGGACGCGCGCGTCCGCTTCGACGCGGGCGCGGCGACGCAGCTCGATCTGATCCAGGCGCAGCGCGACTACTTCCAGGCCGAGGTGCTGCGCATCCAGGCGCTCGCGGATCTGCACGTCGCGCACGCGACGCTTCGCATCCGCGCCGGAATGGAGCTGTGA
- a CDS encoding TetR/AcrR family transcriptional regulator codes for MPRSPKDNQEIRDARREEILAAAARVFAAKGLSQSKISDIAAAANLSHGLVYHYFDSKDAIFGAIVDQMIAKIDADLASDVELTAFERLVAGIERSRDRVCAGGLEPGRVVAQAMMQGVIPDHLRGRIHEHFGRLHRRIAERIEEAQRDGDIEPDAEPVELASALVCLMRGLSMRAPDMPHLPFPIPRTDTILRLLRPSSAPQDTRRATPRAARGPNARRR; via the coding sequence ATGCCGCGCTCGCCGAAAGACAACCAGGAGATTCGAGATGCACGCCGCGAGGAGATCCTCGCCGCGGCGGCCCGGGTCTTCGCGGCGAAGGGCCTGTCGCAGTCGAAGATCTCCGACATCGCGGCGGCCGCGAACCTCTCGCACGGCCTCGTCTATCACTACTTCGACAGCAAGGACGCGATCTTCGGGGCGATCGTCGATCAGATGATCGCGAAGATCGACGCCGACCTCGCCTCGGACGTCGAGCTCACCGCGTTCGAGCGCCTCGTCGCGGGCATCGAGCGCTCGCGCGACCGTGTCTGTGCGGGCGGCCTCGAGCCGGGTCGTGTCGTGGCGCAGGCGATGATGCAGGGAGTCATCCCCGATCACCTGCGTGGTCGCATCCACGAGCACTTCGGTCGTCTTCATCGTCGCATCGCGGAGCGCATCGAAGAAGCGCAGCGGGACGGTGACATCGAGCCGGATGCGGAGCCCGTCGAGCTGGCGTCCGCGCTCGTCTGCCTCATGCGTGGTCTGTCGATGCGCGCGCCCGACATGCCGCACCTCCCGTTCCCCATCCCCCGGACGGACACGATTCTTCGTTTGCTCCGTCCGTCGTCAGCCCCACAAGACACGCGCCGTGCAACCCCCCGCGCGGCACGAGGACCGAATGCACGTCGCAGATAG
- a CDS encoding efflux RND transporter periplasmic adaptor subunit has product MQPPARHEDRMHVADRYRRLAITLLLASSLAACGSGGGDHAQASQRPAAETPAVAVRTATAQGRQQAVTLTLDGTLVADEESQLTSVVAGRVVEVLVERGAVVEEGQPIVRLRDVDYRLQAQSARAQVEQARARLGMDQNAPVPRAEDMPDVRAAQSALELAQANLQRAEELAQRGVLAQQALDETRTRAAQAREQYQTTLNNARASISSLSSARTTLAQAATSASEATVRAPFAGEIASRNVSVGEYVTPQSPIVSLVRTDPLRIEVQVPQQHLMAVRPGQTVRIAVDAVPDRTFEGTVRYVSAAVQRETRGLTVEAIVPNPERLLRPGLFATARIETGSQQDVAVVPASAVMTEAGVDRVFVVVDGAIEERVVSIAERSSEEIVIAEGLRPGEEVATDALDQLGDGVRVAPAGAATAAAPSAPTPQP; this is encoded by the coding sequence GTGCAACCCCCCGCGCGGCACGAGGACCGAATGCACGTCGCAGATAGGTACAGAAGACTCGCCATCACCCTCCTCCTCGCGTCGAGCCTCGCGGCGTGCGGCAGCGGCGGCGGAGACCACGCGCAGGCCTCGCAGCGGCCGGCGGCCGAGACGCCCGCGGTCGCGGTGCGCACGGCGACGGCGCAGGGCCGACAGCAGGCCGTCACGCTGACGCTCGACGGCACCCTCGTCGCGGACGAGGAGTCGCAGCTGACGTCGGTCGTCGCGGGTCGCGTCGTGGAGGTCCTCGTCGAGCGAGGCGCGGTGGTGGAGGAAGGTCAGCCGATCGTGCGACTGCGCGACGTCGACTACCGCCTCCAGGCCCAGTCCGCGCGCGCGCAGGTCGAGCAGGCCCGCGCGCGTCTCGGCATGGACCAGAACGCGCCGGTGCCGCGCGCCGAGGACATGCCCGACGTGCGCGCCGCGCAGTCGGCGCTCGAGCTCGCGCAGGCGAACCTGCAGCGCGCCGAGGAGCTCGCGCAGCGCGGCGTGCTCGCGCAGCAGGCGCTCGACGAGACGCGCACCCGCGCCGCGCAGGCCCGCGAGCAGTACCAGACGACGCTCAACAACGCGCGCGCGTCGATCTCGTCGCTCTCGTCGGCACGCACGACCCTCGCGCAGGCGGCCACGTCGGCGTCGGAGGCGACGGTGCGCGCGCCGTTCGCGGGTGAGATCGCGAGCCGCAACGTCTCGGTCGGCGAGTACGTCACGCCGCAGTCGCCGATCGTCAGCCTCGTGCGCACCGATCCGCTGCGCATCGAGGTGCAGGTGCCGCAGCAGCACCTCATGGCGGTGCGTCCCGGACAGACCGTGCGCATCGCGGTCGACGCGGTGCCGGACCGTACGTTCGAGGGCACCGTGCGCTACGTGAGCGCCGCGGTGCAGCGCGAGACGCGCGGCCTGACGGTCGAGGCGATCGTGCCGAACCCCGAGCGCCTCCTGCGCCCGGGCCTCTTCGCGACCGCGCGCATCGAGACCGGATCGCAGCAGGACGTCGCCGTGGTGCCGGCGTCCGCGGTGATGACCGAGGCGGGCGTCGATCGTGTGTTCGTCGTCGTCGACGGAGCGATCGAGGAGCGCGTCGTGTCGATCGCGGAGCGCAGCTCGGAGGAGATCGTCATCGCCGAGGGCCTGCGCCCGGGCGAAGAGGTCGCGACCGACGCGCTCGATCAGCTCGGTGACGGAGTGCGCGTCGCGCCCGCCGGCGCGGCGACCGCGGCGGCGCCGAGCGCGCCCACGCCCCAGCCCTGA
- a CDS encoding efflux RND transporter permease subunit, whose translation MQWLAQICVRRPVFTWVLVLSLVVVGGASFFGLGVDRFPKIDFPAIIVTTVLPGASPEQIETEVTEQIEEQLNSISGLDELTSSSYEGFSVVVARFDLEKDVGEASEEVRDRVGRVISELPEGVEQPRVERVDPDAAPIMYVAVRTNRSAREATDFADRVLRRRIESMNGVGGIAISGAREREIQIVTDPTRLASFGLTARDVQVALARENVEIPGGNVEQGARTFQLRVAGRIENPQDFALVPIREREGRVIRVGDVAQVLDAGEQPESSATIDGESVVVLSIRKQSGANTVAVIDALRGRIAEIQRDIPPSYQLEIVRDESEFIRNSIHAVQEHLIVGGFLAALVVLLFLRNGRSTVITALAIPTSIIATFALIAALGLTLNVITLLGLTLSVGIVIDDAIVVLENIVRYIEEKGYDPRRAAVVATKEIGLAVLATSLSLVAVFLPIAFMGGIIGRFMSSFGYTMSFAIIVSLFVSFTLTPMLSSRWLKGPVRAGRPSRPSLEPEAPEEDDLEIPDPAPGDRRQERETYLAWQKGTRRVEDLSELAGGAHEGGGWLYQRMERAYMWLLALSMRHRWAVGIVLVISLVSLGPMTAAVPKNFLPNEDESRFEITVRTPEGTSLAQTQLVSERIARAVRELPEVDQTVLTVGAPAGDPSGRGANQSSLYVRLVPADRRERSQDATIEAVRSDVLPNVTPQGVDVLVNPVAAFGGSGQQAAPIQYVISGPDLNQLDQYVQRMLTEARQLPGVAEASTSLVTGRPAYEIQVDRRRAADLGVSVVDIASAMQLMVGGVEVTDYTEAGEQYEVRVRADADFRSRPEDIAQITVPSATGQAVRLSDVAEIVPTTGPASIQHLGRQRQATIFISTRPGASEQAIVQGLEQIRAGLDMEPGYGSALSGRSREMGRALQSFLIAVFLSFTFMYLVLAAQFESWIHPVTILASLPLTLPFAIFSVLALGQSLNIYSMLGVLVLFGVVKKNSILQIDHIRGLRRKGLSRADAVMLGNRDRLRPILMTTIAFVAGMVPLLVSSGAGSGTNRAMGSVIAGGQTLSLLLTLIATPVIFSWLDDLSHSRVVKFGGRVMLAPFQLVDRLVSKKETHAPAHVGHPVHAEERPRDLEASAEEE comes from the coding sequence ATGCAGTGGCTGGCCCAGATCTGCGTACGGCGCCCCGTGTTCACGTGGGTGCTCGTGCTCTCGCTCGTCGTCGTCGGCGGCGCGAGCTTCTTCGGTCTCGGCGTCGACCGTTTCCCGAAGATCGACTTCCCCGCGATCATCGTGACGACGGTCCTGCCGGGCGCTTCGCCCGAGCAGATCGAGACCGAGGTCACCGAGCAGATCGAGGAGCAGCTGAACTCGATCAGCGGCCTCGACGAGCTCACGTCGAGCTCGTACGAGGGCTTCAGCGTCGTCGTCGCGCGCTTCGACCTCGAGAAGGACGTCGGCGAGGCCTCGGAAGAGGTGCGCGATCGCGTCGGTCGCGTGATCTCGGAGCTGCCCGAGGGCGTCGAGCAGCCGCGCGTCGAGCGCGTCGATCCCGACGCCGCGCCCATCATGTACGTCGCGGTCCGCACGAACCGCAGCGCGCGCGAGGCGACCGACTTCGCCGATCGCGTCCTGCGGCGCCGCATCGAGTCGATGAACGGCGTCGGTGGCATCGCGATCAGCGGCGCCCGCGAGCGCGAGATCCAGATCGTCACCGATCCCACGCGCCTCGCGTCGTTCGGGCTGACCGCGCGCGACGTGCAGGTCGCGCTGGCGCGCGAGAACGTCGAGATCCCCGGCGGCAACGTCGAGCAGGGCGCGCGCACGTTCCAGCTGCGCGTCGCGGGCCGCATCGAGAACCCGCAGGACTTCGCGCTGGTGCCGATCCGCGAGCGCGAAGGGCGCGTCATCCGCGTCGGCGACGTCGCGCAGGTGCTCGACGCCGGCGAGCAGCCCGAGTCGAGCGCGACCATCGACGGCGAGAGCGTCGTCGTGCTCTCGATCCGCAAGCAGTCGGGCGCGAACACCGTCGCGGTGATCGACGCGCTCCGCGGGCGCATCGCGGAGATCCAGCGCGACATCCCGCCGAGCTACCAGCTCGAGATCGTCCGCGACGAGAGCGAGTTCATCCGCAACTCGATCCACGCGGTGCAGGAGCACCTCATCGTCGGCGGTTTCCTCGCCGCGCTCGTGGTGCTCCTCTTCCTGCGCAACGGTCGCTCGACCGTGATCACCGCGCTCGCGATCCCGACCTCGATCATCGCGACGTTCGCGCTGATCGCGGCGCTCGGTCTCACGCTGAACGTCATCACGCTGCTCGGCCTGACGCTCTCGGTCGGCATCGTCATCGACGACGCGATCGTCGTCCTCGAGAACATCGTCCGGTACATCGAGGAGAAGGGCTACGACCCGAGGCGCGCGGCCGTCGTCGCGACCAAGGAGATCGGCCTCGCCGTCCTCGCGACCTCGCTCTCGCTCGTCGCGGTCTTCCTCCCGATCGCGTTCATGGGCGGCATCATCGGCCGCTTCATGTCGAGCTTCGGCTACACGATGTCGTTCGCGATCATCGTGTCGCTCTTCGTCTCCTTCACGCTGACGCCGATGCTCTCGTCGCGCTGGCTGAAGGGCCCCGTGCGCGCGGGACGCCCCTCGCGTCCCTCGCTCGAGCCCGAGGCGCCGGAGGAGGACGATCTCGAGATCCCCGATCCCGCGCCCGGCGATCGTCGCCAGGAGCGCGAGACGTACCTCGCGTGGCAGAAGGGCACCCGCCGCGTCGAGGATCTCTCGGAGCTCGCGGGCGGTGCGCACGAGGGCGGTGGCTGGCTCTACCAGCGCATGGAGCGCGCGTACATGTGGCTCCTCGCGCTCTCGATGCGGCACCGCTGGGCCGTCGGCATCGTGCTCGTGATCTCGCTCGTCTCGCTCGGGCCGATGACCGCGGCGGTGCCGAAGAACTTCCTGCCCAACGAGGACGAGTCGCGCTTCGAGATCACGGTGCGCACGCCCGAGGGCACGTCGCTCGCGCAGACCCAGCTCGTCAGCGAGCGCATCGCGCGCGCGGTGCGCGAGCTCCCCGAGGTCGATCAGACCGTGCTCACCGTCGGTGCGCCCGCCGGTGATCCCAGCGGTCGCGGCGCGAACCAGTCGTCGCTCTACGTCCGGCTCGTGCCCGCGGATCGCCGCGAGCGCTCGCAGGACGCGACGATCGAGGCCGTGCGCTCCGACGTGCTGCCGAACGTCACGCCCCAGGGCGTCGACGTGCTCGTGAACCCGGTCGCCGCGTTCGGTGGCTCGGGCCAGCAGGCCGCGCCCATCCAGTACGTCATCTCGGGCCCGGATCTGAACCAGCTCGATCAGTACGTGCAGCGGATGCTCACCGAGGCGCGCCAGCTCCCCGGCGTCGCCGAGGCGAGCACGTCGCTCGTCACCGGTCGTCCCGCGTACGAGATCCAGGTCGATCGCCGCCGCGCCGCCGATCTCGGCGTGAGCGTCGTCGACATCGCGAGCGCGATGCAGCTCATGGTCGGCGGCGTCGAGGTCACCGACTACACCGAGGCCGGCGAGCAGTACGAGGTCCGCGTGCGCGCGGACGCCGACTTCCGCAGCCGCCCCGAGGACATCGCGCAGATCACGGTGCCGAGCGCGACCGGCCAGGCCGTGCGCCTCAGCGACGTCGCCGAGATCGTGCCGACCACCGGTCCGGCGTCGATCCAGCACCTCGGCCGCCAGCGCCAGGCGACGATCTTCATCTCCACGCGCCCCGGTGCGTCGGAGCAGGCGATCGTGCAGGGCCTCGAGCAGATCCGCGCGGGCCTCGACATGGAGCCGGGCTACGGCTCGGCGCTCTCGGGGCGTTCGCGAGAGATGGGACGCGCGCTCCAGAGCTTCCTGATCGCCGTCTTCCTCTCGTTCACCTTCATGTACCTGGTGCTCGCGGCGCAGTTCGAGAGCTGGATCCACCCGGTGACGATCCTCGCGTCGCTGCCGCTCACGCTGCCGTTCGCGATCTTCTCGGTGCTCGCGCTCGGGCAGTCGCTGAACATCTACTCGATGCTCGGCGTGCTCGTGCTCTTCGGCGTCGTGAAGAAGAACTCGATCCTCCAGATCGATCACATCCGCGGGCTGCGGAGGAAGGGTCTGTCGCGCGCCGACGCCGTCATGCTCGGCAACCGCGATCGACTGCGCCCCATCCTCATGACGACCATCGCGTTCGTCGCGGGCATGGTGCCGCTGCTCGTGTCGAGCGGCGCGGGCTCGGGCACGAACCGCGCGATGGGCTCGGTCATCGCGGGCGGTCAGACGCTCTCGCTGCTGCTCACGCTGATCGCGACGCCGGTCATCTTCTCGTGGCTCGACGACCTCTCGCACTCGCGCGTCGTGAAGTTCGGCGGGCGCGTGATGCTGGCGCCGTTCCAGCTGGTGGATCGCCTGGTCTCGAAGAAGGAGACGCACGCTCCCGCGCACGTCGGGCACCCGGTGCACGCCGAGGAGCGCCCGCGCGATCTCGAGGCGTCGGCCGAAGAGGAGTGA
- a CDS encoding DUF2378 family protein: protein MARTAFPSDPSGFVDPPWNTPLDVQSVIRAIPESATIAGMYLEPLVREARRLGRSLPSARQRYVAFQFYPLREHVTVLVEGTQALFPELSMREALRKLGRGAPRALVQTTLGKIVLGSTEGVLQSLDAIVKTYNTNIKPARAETIESSTHGAIVRLERVPFLLDSHHVGVFEGSMSYAGVRGTVKVRMRGADAADFLCEW, encoded by the coding sequence GTGGCGCGCACCGCGTTCCCTTCGGACCCGAGCGGATTCGTCGATCCTCCTTGGAACACCCCGCTCGACGTGCAGTCGGTGATCCGCGCGATCCCGGAGAGCGCGACGATCGCGGGGATGTACCTCGAGCCGCTGGTGCGCGAGGCGCGACGGCTCGGGCGCTCGCTGCCCTCGGCGCGGCAGCGCTACGTCGCGTTCCAGTTCTATCCGCTGCGCGAGCACGTGACGGTGCTCGTCGAGGGCACGCAGGCGCTCTTCCCGGAGCTGTCGATGCGCGAGGCCCTTCGGAAGCTGGGCCGTGGCGCGCCGAGGGCGCTGGTGCAGACGACGCTCGGGAAGATCGTGCTCGGCTCGACCGAGGGCGTGCTGCAGTCGCTCGACGCGATCGTGAAGACGTACAACACGAACATCAAACCGGCGCGCGCGGAGACGATCGAGTCGTCGACCCACGGCGCGATCGTGCGCCTCGAGCGCGTGCCGTTCCTCCTCGACTCGCACCACGTCGGCGTGTTCGAGGGCTCGATGAGCTACGCGGGCGTGCGCGGGACCGTGAAGGTGCGGATGCGCGGCGCCGATGCCGCGGACTTCCTCTGCGAGTGGTGA
- a CDS encoding SurA N-terminal domain-containing protein, producing the protein MRRTALPIRLLGAVLASSLLSLSVAATTHAEVIERVVAVVNDEAIFLSDLRQKAAPFLRRAMQAPTEAQRMQAVQQIYTQLLDRMIDERLILQAADEEDVTVSTSEVSTAIDNVRTQSGLEEREFWEAVRAQGFSPQQYRRDVRQQLLRLKVLNQRVRGRVNITEEDVRRRYDEMAVRARREATFEAEYIRLPLPADASATDIHQAMRDADDIRAGIETEEDFASAMDEHGGGETGRISERDLAPELSEVLLTLEEGEVSSPVRSEASNAVFILHLVNRDLASDALPAYDDVRMDIYREMMQEAMTRQEELFLEELRRRAIIERRLDQ; encoded by the coding sequence GTGCGCCGCACAGCCCTGCCCATCCGTCTGCTCGGCGCCGTCCTCGCGTCGTCGCTGCTCTCGCTCTCGGTCGCCGCGACCACACACGCCGAGGTGATCGAGCGTGTCGTCGCGGTGGTGAACGACGAGGCGATCTTCCTGTCCGATCTGCGACAGAAGGCCGCGCCCTTCCTGCGCCGCGCGATGCAGGCGCCGACCGAAGCGCAGCGCATGCAGGCGGTGCAGCAGATCTACACGCAGCTCCTCGATCGCATGATCGACGAGCGCCTGATCCTGCAGGCCGCGGACGAAGAGGACGTCACGGTCTCGACCTCCGAGGTGTCCACCGCGATCGACAACGTGCGGACCCAGAGCGGCCTCGAGGAGCGCGAGTTCTGGGAGGCGGTGCGCGCGCAGGGCTTCAGCCCGCAGCAATACCGTCGCGACGTCCGCCAGCAGCTGCTGCGCCTCAAGGTGCTCAACCAGCGCGTGCGCGGCCGGGTGAACATCACCGAAGAGGACGTGCGTCGCCGCTACGACGAGATGGCGGTGCGCGCGCGGCGCGAGGCGACGTTCGAGGCCGAGTACATCCGCCTGCCGCTGCCCGCCGATGCGAGCGCGACCGACATCCACCAGGCGATGCGCGACGCCGACGACATCCGCGCGGGCATCGAGACCGAAGAGGACTTCGCGTCGGCGATGGACGAGCACGGCGGCGGCGAGACCGGACGGATCTCGGAGCGCGATCTCGCGCCCGAGCTCTCCGAGGTGCTGCTGACGCTCGAGGAGGGCGAGGTCTCGTCGCCGGTGCGCAGCGAGGCGTCGAACGCGGTGTTCATCCTGCACCTCGTGAACCGCGATCTCGCGAGCGACGCGCTGCCCGCGTACGACGACGTCCGCATGGACATCTATCGCGAGATGATGCAGGAGGCGATGACGCGGCAGGAGGAGCTCTTCCTCGAGGAGCTGCGACGCCGCGCGATCATCGAGCGCCGGCTGGATCAGTAG